The Ictidomys tridecemlineatus isolate mIctTri1 chromosome 6, mIctTri1.hap1, whole genome shotgun sequence genome includes a region encoding these proteins:
- the Csrnp2 gene encoding cysteine/serine-rich nuclear protein 2, with the protein MDAFTGSSLKRKFDDVDVGSSVSNSDDEISSSDSADSCDSLNPPTTASFTPTSILKRQKQLRRKNVRFDQVTVYYFARRQGFTSVPSQGGSSLGMAQRHNSVRSYTLCEFAQEQEVNHREILREHLKEEKLHAKKMKLTKNGTVESVEADGLTLDDVSDEDIDVENVEVDDYFFLQPLSTKRRRALLRASGVHRIDAEEKQELRAIRLSREECGCDCRLYCDPEACACSQAGIKCQVDRMSFPCGCSRDGCGNMAGRIEFNPIRVRTHYLHTIMKLELESKRQVSRPAAPEEEPSPTASCSLTGAQGSETQDFQEFIAENETAVMHLQSAEELERLKAEEDSSGSSASLDSSIESLGVCILEEPLAVPEELCPGLSAPILIQAQLPPGSSVLCFAENSDHPSASTVNSPSYLNSGPLVYYQVEQRPVLGVKGEPGTEESTASFPKEKDLNVFSLPVTSLVACSPSDPDALCKSEVGKTPTLEALLPEDCNSEEPENEDFRSSWSPSSLPFHTDTEEGCGVEKTSQQNEDRPPEESALELPLAV; encoded by the exons ATGGATGCATTCACGGGCTCGAGTCTCAAAAGGAAGTTTGATGATGTGGATGTGGGCTCATCAGTTTCCAACTCAGATGATGAGATCTCCAGCAGTGACAGTGCTGACAGCTGTGACAGCCTCAATCCTCCTACAACTGCCAGCTTCACAC CCACATCCATCCTGAAGCGGCAGAAGCAGCTACGGAGGAAGAATGTCCGCTTTGACCAGGTGACAGTATACTACTTTGCCAGGCGCCAGGGTTTCACCAGTGTGCCCAGCCAGGGTGGTAGCTCTCTGGGCATGGCCCAGCGCCACAACTCTGTACGCAGCTATACACTCTGTGAGTTTGCACAAGAGCAGGAGGTGAACCATCGAGAGATTCTTCGTGAGCATCTGAAGGAAGAGAAACTCCATGCCAAGAAAATGAAG CTGACCAAGAATGGGACCGTGGAGTCGGTAGAGGCTGATGGCTTGACACTGGATGATGTTTCAGATGAAGACATTGATGTGGAAAATGTGGAGGTGGATGATTACTTCTTCCTGCAGCCTCTTTCCACCAAAAGGCGACGGGCCCTGCTTAGGGCTTCTGGGGTTCACCGCATTGATGCTGAAGAGAAGCAAGAACTTCGAGCCATCCGCCTATCTCGGGAAGAATGTGGTTGTGACTGTCGACTATATTGTGACCCAGAAGCATGTGCCTGTAGCCAGGCTGGGATTAAATGCCAG GTGGATCGCATGTCCTTTCCGTGTGGCTGCTCCAGGGATGGCTGTGGGAACATGGCTGGGCGCATTGAATTTAATCCAATCCGAGTCCGGACTCATTACCTCCATACCATCATGAAGCTGGAGCTAGAGAGCAAGCGGCAGGTGAGCCGCCCGGCAGCCCCAGAGGAGGAGCCCTCACCCACTGCCAGTTGCAGCCTGACAGGAGCCCAGGGCTCTGAGACACAGGACTTCCAAGAGTTCATCGCGGAGAATGAAACAGCAGTGATGCACCTGCAGAGCGCAGAGGAACTGGAGCGGCTCAAGGCTGAGGAAGACTCTAGCGGCTCCAGCGCCAGCCTGGACTCGAGCATTGAGAGCCTGGGTGTGTGCATCCTGGAGGAGCCCCTGGCCGTTCCTGAAGAGCTGTGCCCAGGTCTCTCAGCCCCCATTCTCATTCAGGCTCAGCTGCCCCCAGGCTCCTCTGTCCTGTGTTTTGCTGAGAACTCAGACCACCCGTCTGCTTCCACGGTGAACAGCCCATCCTACTTGAACAGCGGGCCCCTGGTCTACTACCAGGTGGAACAGAGGCCAGTCTTGGGAGTGAAAGGAGAGCCTGGTACAGAAGAAAGCACAGCTTCTTTCCCTAAGGAGAAGGATCTGAATGTCTTCTCTCTCCCTGTTACCTCACTGGTGGCTTGCAGCCCCTCAGACCCAGATGCCCTCTGTAAATCAGAGGTGGGGAAAACACCCACTCTAGAAGCGCTATTGCCCGAAGATTGTAACTCTGAGGAGCCCGAGAATGAAGACTTCCGCTCCTCTTGGTCCCCCTCAAGCCTCCCTTTCCACACGGACACTGAAGAAGGCTGTGGGGTGGAGAAGACCTCCCAGCAGAATGAGGACCGACCCCCTGAAGAGTCTGCCCTAGAACTCCCTCTAGCAGTGTGA